The proteins below come from a single Streptomyces spongiicola genomic window:
- a CDS encoding radical SAM protein, whose translation MPVTRTAPTDLESLYAPLSNTGPDTAVSVILKLRGETCDIDCLYCFEKRKEAPGGARINAAQVHRLGSIFSGRPLSIELHGGEPLTAGRERIAEILDALAAQPNVLRVSLQTNGLRLDDAWLDLFEQHCPELEIGISLDGDALGNSWRVGYDGRPTYPRVVEALELLGRRERNVGVICAVTPYVLGRASEVMEHLASFPAVTTVSLVPCFDAAVTRSTMVVGSRAPTSRALQRRAIGPTGPAWAVTPRQYADFVLEAAHHWVADGLFRRVKLEPVVSVIRRLKGLQTRSCHFSDLKCDHVLTLYPDDRLGSCDELPWPQASLAALGDIHAEADIAGAQGGSPLLQQARSLVTKCTTCDYRDSCGTGCPAVRLRFAAAGDEDAYCDHRMRLIDGVAALLAQPSFPPGASCSRLRWRPVRPNDMQHVAAFMARWDDPTVPRKPARLQVSAQGNINTVGLPGVHEADDLDPHHPQWYEGIEPGIRPVVDALTAGWNAITYDSCQGHAYADLPGAEPRFLSVGILPRDRDEYARTAARLCRAADRAEPSLPGTCSLVLGRSELTCRTTGRAYPTLDLHLVPAAGIAPAEYFEDLAQAVHVLTEALAEAASAPPSTRCACATEAARSSDGGEQ comes from the coding sequence ATGCCCGTCACCCGCACCGCCCCCACGGACCTGGAGAGTCTCTACGCCCCGTTGTCGAACACCGGGCCGGACACGGCGGTCTCCGTCATCCTCAAGCTCCGGGGAGAGACCTGCGACATCGACTGCCTGTACTGCTTCGAGAAGCGCAAGGAGGCACCGGGCGGCGCCCGGATCAACGCGGCACAGGTCCACCGCCTCGGTTCGATCTTCTCCGGGCGCCCGCTCAGCATCGAACTCCACGGCGGGGAGCCCCTGACCGCCGGCCGGGAGCGGATCGCGGAGATCCTGGACGCGCTCGCCGCACAGCCGAACGTCCTCCGCGTGAGCCTCCAGACCAACGGCCTCCGGCTCGACGACGCGTGGCTGGACCTGTTCGAGCAGCACTGCCCGGAGCTGGAGATCGGCATCTCCCTCGACGGGGACGCGCTTGGGAACTCGTGGCGCGTCGGGTACGACGGCCGCCCCACGTACCCCCGAGTGGTCGAAGCCCTGGAGCTCCTCGGCCGTCGGGAACGCAACGTCGGCGTCATCTGCGCCGTCACCCCGTACGTCCTCGGCCGGGCCTCCGAGGTCATGGAGCACCTCGCCTCCTTTCCCGCCGTGACGACGGTCAGCCTGGTGCCGTGTTTCGACGCGGCGGTCACCCGGTCGACCATGGTGGTCGGATCCCGTGCGCCGACCAGTCGGGCACTCCAGCGACGAGCCATCGGCCCCACCGGCCCGGCCTGGGCCGTCACGCCTCGGCAGTACGCCGACTTCGTGTTGGAGGCCGCCCACCACTGGGTTGCCGACGGCCTGTTCCGCCGCGTCAAGCTGGAGCCCGTCGTCTCCGTCATCCGCCGTCTGAAGGGTCTGCAGACGCGTTCCTGCCACTTCTCTGACTTGAAGTGCGACCACGTCCTCACCCTCTATCCCGACGACCGCCTGGGAAGCTGTGACGAGCTGCCCTGGCCGCAGGCCAGCCTCGCCGCACTCGGCGACATACACGCCGAGGCGGACATAGCCGGCGCCCAGGGCGGCTCTCCCTTGCTTCAGCAGGCACGCTCCTTGGTCACGAAGTGCACGACCTGCGACTACCGCGATTCCTGCGGCACAGGCTGCCCGGCGGTCCGCCTCCGCTTCGCCGCTGCGGGCGACGAAGACGCGTACTGCGACCACCGCATGCGCCTGATCGACGGCGTCGCCGCCCTCCTCGCCCAGCCGAGTTTCCCGCCCGGCGCCTCCTGTTCCCGGCTTCGCTGGCGTCCCGTCCGACCCAATGACATGCAGCACGTCGCGGCGTTCATGGCCCGCTGGGACGACCCCACTGTGCCCCGCAAGCCCGCACGCCTGCAGGTCAGCGCCCAGGGCAACATCAACACGGTCGGTCTCCCCGGCGTGCACGAGGCAGACGATCTCGACCCCCACCATCCCCAGTGGTACGAGGGCATCGAACCCGGCATCCGCCCGGTCGTCGACGCACTCACCGCAGGCTGGAACGCCATCACCTATGACAGCTGCCAAGGCCACGCGTACGCCGACCTCCCCGGAGCCGAGCCCCGCTTCCTCTCGGTCGGCATCCTGCCGCGCGACCGCGACGAGTACGCGCGTACGGCAGCGCGCCTGTGCCGGGCCGCTGACCGAGCCGAGCCCTCTCTGCCCGGGACCTGTTCCCTGGTCCTCGGCCGCAGCGAGCTCACCTGCCGCACCACCGGCCGGGCGTACCCGACGCTCGACCTCCATCTCGTACCCGCTGCCGGCATCGCACCTGCCGAGTACTTCGAGGACCTCGCCCAGGCCGTGCACGTCCTCACAGAGGCCCTGGCCGAGGCCGCCTCTGCCCCGCCGTCCACCCGCTGTGCCTGCGCGACCGAAGCCGCCCGCTCCAGCGATGGAGGCGAGCAGTGA
- a CDS encoding NAD(P)-dependent oxidoreductase codes for MSAVLVVRGAADAGAIRRALPGVLVHDFLDLKWPLPADTAVVVLRSGVRLGERELDALPRLRHVVRTGSGIDHIDVSALQRRGITLHRNAEAGAGAVGEWVLAAALALARRIPLGQHALLLGQHEKHACMGAPLGTLTAGIWGAGPVGLAAEWALAPYVDRTAFAAWPSNSPGLRELSPTALMEQSQVHVIALPLRPTTEQLIGEDFLARVTPQRPLLICAGRLETLDVAACLRALADGRLSGLALDPVEREHLPLLTGSTTPLNLLASPHIGAQRSDVRGALDRWAIDLLKEITAADKILIEGGHR; via the coding sequence ATGAGCGCAGTCCTCGTGGTGCGCGGAGCGGCGGATGCGGGTGCGATCCGCCGCGCCCTGCCCGGCGTCCTCGTGCACGATTTTCTCGACCTTAAGTGGCCTCTGCCAGCCGACACGGCCGTGGTCGTCCTGCGTTCCGGTGTCCGACTCGGCGAGCGGGAGCTCGACGCACTGCCCCGCCTGCGGCACGTCGTACGGACCGGCTCCGGCATCGACCACATCGACGTAAGCGCCCTCCAACGCCGTGGCATCACACTGCACCGCAACGCCGAGGCCGGCGCGGGCGCCGTGGGAGAGTGGGTCCTCGCCGCTGCCCTCGCCCTGGCCCGGCGGATCCCCTTGGGGCAGCACGCGCTGCTGCTCGGCCAGCACGAGAAGCATGCGTGCATGGGAGCACCACTCGGCACCCTGACCGCAGGAATCTGGGGCGCGGGCCCGGTGGGGCTGGCCGCCGAGTGGGCCCTCGCTCCCTACGTGGACCGCACGGCCTTCGCCGCGTGGCCGTCGAACTCTCCCGGTCTGCGTGAGCTGTCGCCGACAGCCCTCATGGAGCAGTCGCAGGTACATGTGATCGCTCTGCCGTTGCGTCCCACGACCGAACAGCTCATCGGCGAGGACTTCCTCGCACGTGTCACTCCGCAGCGGCCTCTGCTGATCTGCGCCGGGCGGCTGGAGACCCTCGACGTCGCGGCCTGCCTGCGGGCGCTGGCGGACGGGAGGCTCTCGGGCCTCGCCCTCGACCCGGTCGAGCGGGAGCACCTGCCACTCCTCACCGGCTCCACGACGCCGCTCAACCTCCTGGCCTCGCCCCACATCGGCGCCCAGCGCTCCGACGTGCGCGGCGCACTCGACCGATGGGCCATCGATCTCCTCAAGGAAATCACCGCCGCCGACAAGATCCTGATCGAAGGAGGGCACCGGTGA
- a CDS encoding TylF/MycF/NovP-related O-methyltransferase, with product MDPKLNDLREWLLREHSGTVCADRLRVIADELAALTARGLPGPVVELGCYRGAMALWIRSVLDSLGDRDREIHVYDSFQGMPAPGDEDSDHLAAGELRSSPDDVRATHTAWDRPTPVIHPGWFDETLPKELPSEIAFAYLDGDFYDSTLTGFTHCVPRLVPTGVLLVDDYADTAVNPRAWDGLPGVKRACDAYFGAPSPVTVVVGEGDLAFGRYEKPGTLG from the coding sequence ATGGATCCGAAGCTGAACGATCTGCGGGAGTGGCTGCTACGGGAGCACTCCGGGACGGTCTGTGCAGACCGGCTCCGCGTGATCGCCGACGAGCTCGCTGCTCTGACCGCCCGCGGTCTGCCCGGACCTGTGGTGGAACTCGGCTGCTACAGAGGTGCGATGGCCCTCTGGATCCGTAGCGTGCTTGACTCGCTGGGCGACCGCGACCGCGAGATCCACGTCTACGACTCCTTCCAGGGCATGCCCGCGCCCGGCGACGAGGACTCGGACCACCTGGCGGCGGGCGAGCTCCGGTCGTCCCCCGACGACGTACGCGCCACGCACACGGCCTGGGACAGGCCGACGCCGGTCATCCACCCGGGATGGTTCGACGAGACCCTTCCCAAGGAGTTACCCAGCGAGATCGCGTTTGCCTACCTGGACGGCGACTTCTACGACTCGACTCTCACGGGATTCACGCACTGCGTCCCCCGCCTCGTGCCGACGGGCGTACTCCTCGTCGACGACTACGCGGACACGGCGGTCAATCCGCGAGCCTGGGACGGGCTCCCGGGGGTGAAGCGCGCCTGCGACGCGTACTTCGGCGCACCATCGCCCGTGACCGTCGTCGTCGGCGAGGGTGATCTCGCCTTCGGCCGGTACGAGAAGCCGGGGACCCTCGGATGA